A region from the Bacteroidales bacterium genome encodes:
- a CDS encoding LysO family transporter, translating to MYVVIILFLAGIFLGYFLKSNKKIKKYIDILTNWSIYLLLFLLGISVGNNETIIQNIGKLGIQALLITVFAMVGSIIMAFITYKLFFKNKQNIK from the coding sequence ATGTACGTAGTAATAATTTTATTTTTAGCAGGTATTTTTTTAGGATATTTTTTAAAATCAAATAAAAAAATAAAAAAATATATAGATATTTTAACTAACTGGTCAATTTATTTGTTATTATTTCTTCTGGGAATTTCTGTTGGGAATAATGAAACTATTATCCAAAACATTGGAAAATTAGGAATTCAAGCTTTATTAATAACAGTATTTGCAATGGTAGGAAGCATTATAATGGCTTTTATAACTTATAAATTATTTTTTAAAAATAAGCAAAACATAAAATAG
- a CDS encoding FKBP-type peptidyl-prolyl cis-trans isomerase, whose translation MKFKNLLLAVLFGTMTMVSCNSQNETVKDVELKTNIDSVSYSLGVSIGQNLKDQGLETPNVAALAKAISDVFGEGEPLYDAKTADMLLRTYFNDLRNKKLLENKKEGEDFLAENKNKEGVVTIESGLQYKVLKEGDGAKPKETDNVTVHYHGTLIDGTVFDSSVDRGEPAPFPVNKVIAGWTEALQLMSVGSKWELYIPSELAYGERPPRRGGPIEPNMVLIFEVELISIDE comes from the coding sequence ATGAAATTTAAAAATTTATTATTAGCCGTGCTATTTGGCACAATGACAATGGTTTCATGTAATTCACAAAATGAAACGGTAAAAGATGTAGAACTCAAGACTAATATTGATTCGGTCAGTTATAGTTTGGGAGTTAGTATTGGTCAGAATCTGAAAGACCAGGGGCTTGAAACTCCTAATGTAGCAGCCCTGGCGAAAGCTATTTCTGATGTTTTTGGTGAAGGTGAGCCTTTATATGATGCAAAAACTGCTGATATGTTATTAAGAACTTATTTTAATGATTTACGAAACAAAAAATTATTAGAGAATAAGAAAGAGGGAGAAGATTTTCTTGCAGAAAATAAAAATAAAGAAGGTGTTGTCACTATTGAAAGCGGATTACAATACAAGGTTTTAAAAGAAGGAGATGGTGCAAAACCAAAAGAAACTGACAACGTAACTGTTCATTATCATGGAACATTAATTGACGGAACTGTTTTTGACAGCTCTGTTGACAGAGGCGAACCTGCTCCATTTCCTGTTAATAAGGTTATTGCAGGTTGGACAGAAGCCCTTCAACTTATGAGTGTGGGTTCAAAATGGGAACTTTATATTCCATCAGAATTAGCATATGGTGAACGACCACCAAGACGAGGTGGACCAATTGAACCAAATATGGTTTTAATATTTGAAGTAGAATTGATTTCAATTGATGAATAA
- a CDS encoding chemotaxis protein CheB: protein MKYKAVMIGGSAGSFQVVTKILASLPKGFPLPVLLCLHRLKHVRSGFVEALSIKSNLIVKEPNDKETIKAGNIYLAPANYHMYIELGNKFSLSTEDVVNHSRPSIDLSFITAAYTYRDKLIGIILSGANKDGAYGLKKVKDAGGIAIVQDPKECQVVTMTTASLKLTSVDHIFKTDEIIKFLVSIK from the coding sequence GTGAAATACAAAGCAGTAATGATAGGGGGTTCCGCAGGAAGCTTTCAGGTAGTAACTAAGATTTTAGCATCCTTACCAAAAGGTTTTCCATTACCAGTATTGCTCTGTTTACACAGGTTAAAACATGTTAGGTCGGGTTTTGTTGAAGCATTATCAATTAAATCAAATTTAATAGTAAAAGAACCAAACGATAAAGAAACAATAAAAGCAGGCAATATTTATCTTGCACCAGCAAATTATCATATGTATATTGAGTTAGGTAATAAATTTTCATTATCCACTGAGGACGTTGTAAATCATTCAAGACCATCAATTGATCTTTCATTTATTACTGCTGCATATACATATAGAGATAAACTTATAGGAATTATTCTGTCAGGTGCAAATAAAGATGGAGCTTATGGTCTGAAAAAAGTAAAAGATGCAGGTGGGATAGCTATTGTACAAGACCCAAAAGAATGCCAGGTTGTTACTATGACAACTGCTTCATTGAAGCTTACTTCTGTTGACCATATTTTTAAAACGGATGAAATAATAAAGTTTTTAGTATCAATTAAATGA
- a CDS encoding lysine exporter LysO family protein codes for MKSSIIIIIFFVSGLILGLLSIFPENFSESNIDLYVLYILMFLVGIGVSSDKRILIILKKINIKILLVPFSVVLGTFLGVLFLSIFPCILSFNEILAVSSGFGYYSLSSIIISEISGETLGVIALLSNICREIITLLLTPVFAKYFGKLAPIASGGATSMDTTLPVITKYIGKDYAIISVFSGMVLTILVPVIIPLVLVN; via the coding sequence TTGAAAAGTAGCATAATAATAATAATATTTTTTGTGTCAGGCTTGATTTTAGGGCTTCTATCAATTTTTCCTGAAAATTTTTCTGAAAGCAATATAGATTTATATGTTTTATATATTTTAATGTTTTTAGTGGGTATTGGTGTTAGCAGCGACAAAAGGATTTTAATAATATTAAAAAAAATAAATATTAAAATTTTATTAGTTCCTTTTTCTGTAGTTCTTGGTACTTTTTTAGGAGTTTTATTTCTTTCGATATTTCCTTGTATTTTATCCTTTAATGAAATTTTAGCTGTTTCATCAGGTTTTGGATATTACAGTCTTTCAAGTATTATTATTTCTGAAATTAGTGGGGAAACATTAGGCGTTATTGCCTTGTTATCAAACATTTGTCGTGAAATTATAACTTTACTTTTAACCCCGGTTTTTGCAAAATATTTTGGGAAATTAGCACCAATTGCTTCAGGTGGGGCAACTTCAATGGATACAACACTACCGGTAATCACAAAATATATTGGTAAAGATTATGCTATTATTTCAGTTTTTAGCGGAATGGTTCTTACAATTCTTGTTCCTGTTATTATACCATTGGTTCTTGTAAATTAA
- a CDS encoding GAF domain-containing protein has product MDNLKIYKYFALLTLIINLIIAFFFILKINQIHNLAGENIDSSKIISLYIYLILIVLLVIYLFRISIKIRTYAKNADNKLQEKIRIEEKDNDKENNIEIEEDKTETKDKKYEKILDGLKEQKTHEKYTEKFLINLSAEFEIVQGLFYIYDTEEDLYKISSTYAYYGEEQPKDFKIGDGLSGQVVKSKKEIEITDIPEKYMTILSGLGKGAPKNLIILPVFCNKDIIGVIELASFVSLNIDLKEFVKFMENIGKELAKMIKKKK; this is encoded by the coding sequence GTGGACAACTTAAAAATATATAAATATTTTGCATTATTAACTTTAATTATTAATTTGATTATTGCATTCTTTTTTATATTAAAAATTAATCAAATTCATAATCTTGCCGGTGAAAATATAGATAGCAGTAAAATAATTTCATTATATATTTATTTAATTCTAATTGTTTTATTAGTAATATATTTATTTAGAATATCCATAAAAATTAGAACATACGCAAAAAATGCAGATAATAAATTACAAGAAAAAATTAGAATAGAAGAAAAAGATAATGACAAAGAAAATAATATTGAAATAGAAGAAGATAAAACGGAAACAAAAGATAAAAAATATGAAAAAATATTAGATGGGCTTAAGGAACAAAAAACACATGAAAAGTATACCGAAAAATTTTTAATTAATTTATCTGCCGAATTTGAAATTGTTCAGGGATTATTTTATATTTATGATACAGAAGAAGATTTATATAAAATTTCTTCAACATATGCTTATTATGGTGAAGAACAACCAAAAGATTTTAAAATTGGAGACGGGTTATCAGGACAGGTTGTAAAAAGTAAAAAAGAAATAGAAATAACTGATATACCTGAAAAATATATGACAATATTATCAGGTTTAGGTAAGGGGGCTCCAAAAAATTTAATTATTTTACCTGTTTTTTGTAATAAAGATATTATTGGTGTTATTGAATTGGCTTCTTTTGTTAGCCTTAATATTGACTTAAAAGAATTTGTTAAATTCATGGAAAATATAGGCAAGGAACTTGCAAAAATGATAAAGAAAAAGAAATAA
- a CDS encoding toxin-antitoxin system YwqK family antitoxin, translating into MKRIPTIIFLFVFSYSIGQNKVTEYYKNGTKSSDGAMFRGLEEGRWTYWNKDGVKIQETDFKDGVVHGKLIYYYNNSNIENEGEFNNGIQHGKYFGWHKNGKPQEQGFYKKGIKDSLWTYWDERGNKIKEEYCFPDGKMDLLNLWNTRSEKIIINGKGYYKDYYSNEKIKVEGNYLDGKKNGEWIYWFINEQKMSCGKYKLGKKIGEWDEWYDNGNIKSKLNYENGENIEWYINGQKLMEGILQDEKKEGKWMFWYENGNIRSEINFKNNIKDGRQINWFDNNIKESEIYFKEGKKNGTAKWWNEDGKIDIEGNLKNDIQDGLWTYWRTDGQKGNEGKYTNGQMNGKWTYWYANGKIWKEGEYKDGKKEGLWTTYYENNQKFHEGHYNNGKETGIWTSWYENGNKKMEGSFKEGIMDGNWKAWFENGNLQYDINYNNGSKNGICIYYYENGNKRHEDNILNGLMNGKYTTWLENGNMNISGNYLNGKKHGEWSYYHEHGQRLRQEFYENDVEEGKWLSWFDVGTLESEINYKNGVKHGLVKYLKIDGEIIYEAIFKNDKLVKDKMKK; encoded by the coding sequence ATGAAAAGAATACCTACAATAATTTTTCTCTTTGTTTTCTCATATTCTATAGGGCAGAATAAAGTAACTGAATATTATAAAAATGGCACAAAAAGCAGTGATGGCGCCATGTTTAGGGGGCTTGAAGAAGGACGATGGACATATTGGAATAAAGATGGTGTAAAAATCCAGGAAACTGATTTTAAAGATGGTGTTGTACATGGTAAATTAATATATTATTATAATAACAGCAATATTGAAAATGAAGGTGAATTTAATAATGGAATTCAACATGGAAAATATTTTGGTTGGCACAAAAATGGCAAACCACAAGAACAAGGGTTTTATAAAAAAGGTATTAAAGATAGTCTTTGGACATATTGGGACGAACGAGGAAATAAAATAAAAGAAGAATACTGTTTTCCTGACGGAAAAATGGATTTGCTAAATTTATGGAATACGAGAAGTGAAAAAATAATCATAAACGGGAAAGGTTATTATAAGGATTACTATTCAAATGAAAAAATCAAAGTTGAAGGAAACTATTTAGATGGTAAAAAAAATGGAGAATGGATATACTGGTTTATAAATGAACAAAAAATGTCTTGCGGAAAATATAAACTTGGAAAAAAAATTGGGGAATGGGATGAATGGTATGATAACGGAAATATAAAAAGCAAACTTAATTATGAAAATGGAGAAAATATTGAATGGTATATTAATGGACAAAAATTAATGGAGGGTATATTACAAGACGAGAAAAAAGAAGGGAAATGGATGTTTTGGTATGAAAACGGAAATATTAGGTCTGAAATAAATTTTAAAAATAATATAAAAGATGGTAGGCAGATAAATTGGTTCGATAACAATATAAAGGAATCTGAAATATATTTTAAAGAAGGCAAAAAAAACGGAACTGCTAAATGGTGGAATGAAGACGGAAAGATTGATATAGAAGGAAATTTAAAAAACGACATTCAGGACGGATTATGGACATACTGGAGAACAGATGGACAAAAAGGAAACGAAGGTAAATATACTAATGGTCAAATGAACGGAAAATGGACATATTGGTATGCTAATGGAAAAATATGGAAAGAAGGAGAATATAAAGATGGCAAAAAAGAAGGTTTATGGACCACTTACTACGAAAACAACCAAAAATTCCATGAAGGTCATTATAATAATGGAAAAGAAACAGGTATCTGGACTTCGTGGTACGAAAATGGAAACAAAAAAATGGAAGGAAGCTTTAAAGAAGGTATTATGGATGGAAACTGGAAAGCTTGGTTCGAAAATGGTAATCTTCAATACGATATAAATTATAATAATGGTTCAAAAAATGGTATTTGTATTTATTATTATGAAAACGGTAACAAACGACACGAGGATAATATATTAAACGGCTTAATGAATGGGAAATATACTACATGGTTAGAAAACGGAAATATGAATATTTCAGGGAATTATCTAAACGGTAAAAAACATGGTGAATGGTCATATTATCATGAACACGGGCAAAGATTAAGACAAGAATTTTATGAAAATGATGTTGAAGAAGGAAAATGGTTATCTTGGTTCGATGTTGGTACTTTAGAAAGTGAAATAAACTATAAAAACGGAGTAAAACATGGACTTGTAAAATATTTGAAAATTGACGGAGAAATTATTTATGAAGCTATTTTTAAAAATGATAAATTAGTTAAAGATAAAATGAAAAAATAA
- a CDS encoding endo alpha-1,4 polygalactosaminidase, which produces MKTLKVFILVITISIQAFSQTDLMNVKPWAYWLQDITIKTIVDDTSFELIVMDYSQDGLDDSKFTPAQIDSIKNSGKYAISYISIGEAEDYRYYWDNSWETSPPSWLGPENPDWEGNYKVRFWETQWQDIIFAYIDTIINQGFDGIYMDIIDGYYYWSEENAEQAYADSLMCQFIINIRNHVNSVTGNTDFILIPQNGEDVYDQENVSTSLKTAYFNAINAIGVEDVFFPGDLDEDNSYDPDTYRISILQEYLLKNKQIFSVEYLTDNDKITQYKNASAIQEFVPYVCTRDLAHLCGGITLNLPELEANFTENIILYPNPAQNYLKIYLSNYDNKNSELQLFNSIGQIIRKYNYTVSDNNIITISLTDLKTGLYFLKFKDKDHLKTYKVIISY; this is translated from the coding sequence ATGAAAACATTAAAAGTATTTATTCTTGTAATAACAATTTCAATTCAGGCTTTTTCACAAACCGACCTTATGAATGTAAAGCCATGGGCATACTGGCTTCAGGATATTACTATTAAAACAATTGTTGATGATACTTCTTTTGAGTTGATAGTTATGGATTATTCACAAGATGGATTAGACGATTCAAAGTTTACTCCTGCCCAAATTGATTCTATTAAAAATAGCGGCAAATATGCAATATCCTATATCTCAATTGGTGAAGCTGAGGATTACAGATATTACTGGGATAATTCATGGGAAACTTCTCCGCCATCATGGTTAGGTCCTGAAAATCCTGACTGGGAAGGAAATTATAAGGTAAGATTCTGGGAAACACAATGGCAGGATATTATATTCGCTTATATTGATACTATTATCAATCAAGGATTCGATGGTATTTACATGGATATTATTGACGGATACTATTACTGGTCTGAGGAAAATGCCGAACAAGCTTATGCGGACTCTCTTATGTGTCAATTTATAATTAATATCAGGAATCATGTTAATTCTGTTACAGGAAATACTGATTTTATTTTAATACCCCAAAACGGCGAAGATGTCTATGATCAGGAAAATGTATCAACTTCATTAAAAACAGCATATTTTAATGCTATAAATGCTATTGGTGTTGAAGATGTGTTTTTTCCAGGTGATTTAGACGAAGATAATTCATATGACCCTGATACATACAGGATTAGTATTTTGCAGGAATATCTTTTAAAAAACAAGCAAATTTTTTCTGTTGAATATCTTACTGATAATGATAAAATTACTCAATACAAAAATGCATCAGCAATACAAGAATTTGTTCCATATGTTTGCACAAGAGATTTAGCTCATTTATGCGGAGGAATTACACTTAATTTACCTGAATTAGAAGCTAATTTTACTGAAAATATTATTTTATATCCAAATCCTGCACAAAATTATTTAAAAATATATTTAAGCAATTATGATAATAAAAATTCCGAACTGCAACTTTTTAATTCAATCGGACAGATAATACGAAAATACAATTATACTGTATCTGATAACAATATAATTACAATAAGCCTCACTGATTTGAAAACAGGATTATACTTTTTAAAATTTAAAGATAAAGACCATTTAAAAACCTATAAAGTAATAATTAGTTACTAA
- a CDS encoding peptidylprolyl isomerase, translating into MKKAEINTEKGTMIVKFFEKDAHGTVENFIKLSKQGFYDGLTFHRVIPDFVIQGGCPDGTGMGGPGYTIKCELDGDNQYHDKGVLSMAHSGRDTGGSQFFICFNRENTSHLDKKHTVFGKVTEGLEVIDKIKQGDKILTIKILEE; encoded by the coding sequence ATGAAAAAAGCGGAAATCAATACTGAAAAAGGAACAATGATTGTAAAATTTTTTGAAAAAGATGCACATGGAACAGTAGAAAATTTTATTAAATTATCAAAACAAGGATTTTATGATGGTTTGACATTTCATAGGGTAATTCCTGATTTTGTTATTCAGGGTGGTTGTCCTGATGGTACAGGAATGGGAGGTCCAGGATATACAATTAAGTGTGAATTAGATGGTGATAATCAATATCACGATAAGGGTGTATTGTCAATGGCTCATTCAGGAAGAGATACGGGTGGCTCACAATTTTTTATTTGCTTTAATCGTGAAAATACTTCTCATCTTGACAAAAAACATACAGTTTTTGGTAAAGTAACCGAAGGACTTGAAGTAATTGATAAAATAAAACAAGGAGATAAAATATTAACAATCAAAATATTAGAAGAATAA
- the fbaA gene encoding class II fructose-bisphosphate aldolase, giving the protein MKILDKIKPGVITGNDLQEIFKIAKENNFALPAVNVVGTHSTNAALEAASIVNSPIIIQLSSGGAVFFAGKSLSNDNHKATIIGGISGAKHIHILAEAYGVSVILHTDHAAKKLLPWIDGLLDEGEKHFAKYGKPLYSSHMLDLSVEPIKENIDICKKYLERMSKIGMTLEIELGVTGGEEDGVDNVGIDNSLLYTQPEEVAYAYEELMKISDKFTIAAAFGNVHGVYKPGNVKLTPGILNNSQKHIEEKFKTGKNPVNFVFHGGSGSSTEEIREAISYGVIKMNIDTDTQWAFWNGIRLYEQKFHNYLQGQIGNPEGTDKPNKKKYDPRAWLREGEKAMVDRLKTAFEDLNCVNRN; this is encoded by the coding sequence ATGAAAATATTAGACAAAATTAAGCCCGGAGTTATTACTGGAAATGACTTACAGGAGATTTTTAAGATAGCAAAAGAAAATAATTTTGCTTTACCTGCCGTAAATGTAGTTGGTACACACTCAACAAATGCTGCTTTAGAAGCAGCAAGCATAGTTAATTCTCCGATAATTATTCAATTGTCAAGCGGAGGTGCAGTGTTTTTTGCAGGTAAATCACTTTCAAACGATAATCATAAAGCAACTATAATAGGTGGAATATCAGGAGCAAAACATATTCATATTTTAGCAGAAGCATATGGTGTTTCTGTTATTTTACATACTGATCATGCTGCAAAAAAATTACTACCTTGGATAGATGGTTTGTTAGACGAAGGCGAAAAACATTTTGCAAAGTATGGTAAACCATTATATAGTTCACATATGTTGGATTTGTCTGTAGAACCAATTAAAGAAAATATAGATATCTGCAAAAAATATCTTGAAAGAATGAGTAAAATCGGGATGACACTTGAGATAGAACTTGGAGTTACAGGTGGTGAGGAAGATGGTGTTGATAATGTGGGAATAGATAATTCATTACTTTACACTCAACCCGAAGAAGTGGCTTATGCGTATGAAGAACTTATGAAAATAAGTGATAAATTTACTATTGCAGCTGCTTTTGGAAATGTTCACGGAGTTTACAAGCCCGGCAATGTGAAATTAACCCCAGGAATTCTTAATAATTCTCAGAAACATATTGAAGAAAAATTCAAAACAGGTAAAAACCCTGTAAACTTTGTATTTCATGGTGGCTCAGGCTCAAGCACTGAAGAAATAAGAGAAGCAATTAGTTATGGGGTAATAAAAATGAATATTGATACTGATACACAATGGGCATTTTGGAACGGCATAAGACTATATGAACAAAAATTTCACAATTATTTACAGGGACAAATTGGGAATCCCGAAGGAACAGACAAACCAAACAAGAAAAAATATGACCCACGTGCATGGTTACGTGAAGGCGAAAAAGCTATGGTAGATAGATTAAAAACAGCTTTCGAAGACCTGAACTGTGTTAACAGGAATTAA
- a CDS encoding SpoIIE family protein phosphatase: MNKFSLFFRNIATSGISGDFDSEAVRKTIIINLFSFIGVFFLTFYGIIDLIAGDIILSIVLFFISALVLSIFVYLRITKNYIFCGHSIVIFMFVLFLYLFISGATNNTGFVWYYVFPVLALFTVGRKYGTIYNFLLFTISMIMFIYEPDFMNIYDKELKSRMISSFLIVFILSYIFEYVREKTYKTFLLADQKKSYYLAQVLQQKEEIKTQADQLIEKNQELEKLSIVASKTNNAIVIMDPKGNYEWANEGFTNLFGYTLNEYININAANILEGSTNPHINEAVNQCMREKKPIIYTSQTITKSRKKIWVQTTLSPIIDKNGDITNLIAIDSDFTEIKLAELEMSIQKQEITDSISYASKIQKAIQPPEDFLNKLFPQHFILNIPKDIVSGDFYWIAEHNDKTIVAVADCTGHGVPGALMSMIGISFLNKIVKDLGINDPSEILNHLREQIILSLHQTGKEGESQDGMDISIISFDKKKKLMQYAGAMNSIFFLRNKDISEIKADRMPIGIFQGIKKPFINHEISIKNNDTIYLFTDGFIDQFGGNEGKKFKSANFKKLIVNIHEKNISEQKQLLQNTLTDWQGNIEQIDDILIIGIRF, from the coding sequence GTGAATAAATTTTCATTGTTTTTCAGGAACATTGCAACAAGTGGAATATCCGGCGATTTTGATTCCGAAGCGGTTCGTAAAACAATAATTATTAATTTATTCAGCTTCATAGGAGTATTTTTTTTAACCTTTTACGGAATTATTGATCTTATTGCAGGTGATATTATATTATCAATTGTTCTCTTTTTTATTTCAGCTTTAGTACTATCGATATTTGTATATTTAAGAATTACAAAAAACTATATTTTTTGCGGGCATTCTATTGTAATATTTATGTTTGTTCTTTTTTTATACCTTTTTATTTCTGGAGCTACTAATAATACAGGTTTTGTATGGTATTATGTTTTTCCGGTACTTGCATTATTTACAGTAGGACGAAAATACGGAACTATATATAATTTTCTTCTTTTTACTATTTCTATGATTATGTTCATATATGAACCTGATTTTATGAATATTTATGACAAAGAGCTAAAATCCAGAATGATTTCTTCATTTTTAATAGTTTTTATTTTATCATATATTTTTGAATATGTTAGAGAAAAAACATATAAAACATTTTTATTAGCAGATCAAAAGAAATCATATTACCTGGCTCAGGTATTACAACAAAAAGAAGAAATAAAAACACAAGCTGACCAATTAATTGAAAAGAACCAAGAATTAGAAAAATTATCAATAGTTGCAAGTAAAACAAATAATGCAATTGTAATTATGGACCCTAAAGGTAATTATGAATGGGCAAATGAAGGTTTTACAAATCTTTTCGGATATACCTTAAATGAATATATTAATATTAATGCGGCAAATATTCTTGAAGGAAGTACTAACCCACATATTAATGAGGCAGTTAACCAATGTATGAGAGAAAAAAAACCTATTATTTATACCTCTCAGACAATTACAAAATCAAGAAAAAAAATATGGGTACAAACTACCTTATCTCCTATTATTGACAAGAATGGCGATATTACTAATCTCATTGCTATTGATTCAGATTTTACGGAAATTAAACTGGCAGAATTGGAAATGTCTATACAAAAACAAGAGATAACAGATAGTATTTCATATGCAAGTAAAATACAAAAAGCAATTCAACCTCCTGAAGATTTTTTAAATAAATTATTTCCTCAGCACTTTATTTTAAATATACCAAAGGATATAGTAAGCGGAGATTTTTACTGGATTGCCGAACATAATGATAAAACAATTGTTGCTGTAGCTGATTGTACCGGACATGGCGTACCGGGTGCCCTTATGAGTATGATTGGAATATCATTCCTTAATAAAATAGTTAAAGACCTTGGAATTAATGACCCCTCAGAAATTCTTAACCACTTAAGAGAACAGATAATTTTATCTTTACATCAAACGGGTAAAGAAGGCGAATCTCAAGATGGAATGGATATTTCAATAATTAGTTTTGATAAAAAGAAAAAATTAATGCAGTATGCAGGTGCAATGAACTCAATATTTTTTCTACGGAATAAAGACATTTCTGAAATTAAAGCAGACAGAATGCCTATCGGTATATTTCAGGGTATAAAAAAACCTTTTATAAATCACGAAATTTCAATAAAAAATAATGATACAATTTATTTATTTACAGATGGATTTATTGACCAGTTTGGAGGAAATGAAGGTAAAAAATTCAAATCTGCTAATTTCAAAAAATTGATAGTAAATATTCATGAAAAAAATATAAGCGAACAAAAACAATTACTTCAAAATACTCTTACTGATTGGCAAGGAAATATTGAACAAATTGATGATATTTTAATTATTGGTATTAGGTTTTGA